Within the Acidipropionibacterium acidipropionici genome, the region GGCGGACAATTCAGCAGTGAACAAGGGAGAGGAGGCCTGAGATGGCGAAAGAGAAGACGGGCCTGGCCCACGCGCTCTACACCGGGAAGGTCTCCTACCCCTTCATCGACCGCAAGAAGGTCTGGTACCTGGTCTCCCTGATCCTCATCGTCGTCTCGGTGCTCGGGGTGGTGATCCGCGGGCTGAACCTGGGCATCGACTTCCAGGGAGGCGTCGAGTTCAAGGCCTCGGTGAAGGTCGTCGACGGCACCACCGACAAGGTCCGCGACGCCGTCGTCTCCTCCGGTCCGTCCGACCTGGACGGCACCGAGGTGGTCTCGATGGGTTCGAACGCCGTGCGCATCCAGACCCGCCCGCTCAATGCCTCGGAGAACACCACGGTGCGCGGCGCGATCGCCGAAGCGGTCGGCAGTTCGCAGCAGTCGGTCACCTACTCCAATGTGGGCAGCCAGTGGGGCTCCGAGATCACCAACAAGGCCCTACAGGCGCTGCTGGTCTTCCTGGTGCTGGTGATGATCCAGATCTGGGCCTATTTCCGCAACTGGAAGATGGCCGTGGCCGCGATCATCGCGCTGGCGCACGACGTCATCATCACTGTGGGCGTCTACGCCATCGTCGGCTTCTCCGTCACCCCCTCGACCCTCATCGGGCTGCTCACCATCCTGGGCTACTCCCTGTACGACACGGTCGTGGTCTTCGATAAGGTGCGCGAGAACACCGTCCACCTGGAGCAGCAGCCCGACAGAACCTTCCCCGAGGCCGTGAACCTGGCCATCAACCAGGTGCTGGTGAGATCGATCAACACCACCCTCATCGGCGTCCTGCCGGTGGCCGCACTGCTCTTCGCCGGGGCCTTCGTACTGGGCTCCGGGCCGCTGGAGGATCTGGGCCTGGCCCTGTTCGTGGGCATGATTGCCGGGGCGTACTCGTCGATCTTCATCGCGGCGCCGATCTTCAGCCAGTTCAAGGGCCGCGAGGAGGCGATCCGCAAGCACGACAGGGCCGTGG harbors:
- the secF gene encoding protein translocase subunit SecF, which encodes MAKEKTGLAHALYTGKVSYPFIDRKKVWYLVSLILIVVSVLGVVIRGLNLGIDFQGGVEFKASVKVVDGTTDKVRDAVVSSGPSDLDGTEVVSMGSNAVRIQTRPLNASENTTVRGAIAEAVGSSQQSVTYSNVGSQWGSEITNKALQALLVFLVLVMIQIWAYFRNWKMAVAAIIALAHDVIITVGVYAIVGFSVTPSTLIGLLTILGYSLYDTVVVFDKVRENTVHLEQQPDRTFPEAVNLAINQVLVRSINTTLIGVLPVAALLFAGAFVLGSGPLEDLGLALFVGMIAGAYSSIFIAAPIFSQFKGREEAIRKHDRAVARRREKAADQTPRVTAQTVEAGVSISAADLPEAPAERRNQASRTTRSQRKK